Proteins from a genomic interval of Neoarius graeffei isolate fNeoGra1 chromosome 24, fNeoGra1.pri, whole genome shotgun sequence:
- the LOC132872485 gene encoding C3a anaphylatoxin chemotactic receptor-like produces MQQLNSSNSSLTTPIPTANLVASIVMAICFILGVPGNIAVVVRLAGWLKGGSFTPRLMLSLAISDLLTLLSLPVWIWSLLHGWVFGLVLCKLLSYLVYLCMYCSILCVVLMSVQRYMQVLHPQKWNKLGRKGKKILLSGLWILSGVISSYAPVQRTVRRNREERCLCKRDDQNYVQRVATLILEIITFMVSFLILACMYFRLHRRVNNSAFFSSNLITKLVTRIVVCFFIFWIPFHIINSVIIIAVLLRNDSLLRSIEAGDNISTALIFINSCVNPFLYAFSARAVQQHATGTENI; encoded by the coding sequence ATGCAGCAACTCAACTCATCCAACAGCTCACTCACCACTCCAATCCCAACTGCAAACCTGGTTGCCAGTATTGTAATGGCAATTTGCTTCATACTGGGAGTCCCTGGGAATATCGCTGTAGTGGTACGTCTGGCTGGATGGCTGAAGGGAGGCAGTTTCACCCCGAGACTGATGCTAAGCCTGGCCATATCAGATCTGCTCACTCTGCTTTCTCTGCCAGTTTGGATTTGGTCTCTTCTTCATGGCTGGGTCTTTGGCTTGGTCCTGTGTAAGCTTCTCTCCTATTTGGTGTACTTATGCATGTACTGTAGCATACTGTGTGTGGTTCTGATGAGCGTTCAGCGATATATGCAAGTGCTGCATCCTCAGAAATGGAACAAGCTTGGCAGGAAAGGAAAGAAGATCCTCTTGAGTGGACTTTGGATCTTAAGTGGAGTAATATCATCCTATGCTCCTGTACAGCGCACTGTGAGAAGAAACAGGGAAGAACGGTGTCTGTGCAAACGAGACGATCAGAATTATGTTCAACGAGTGGCTACTTTAATCTTGGAGATTATAACATTCATGGTTTCATTTCTCATACTGGCTTGCATGTACTTTCGTCTTCACCGGAGAGTTAATAACTCAGCTTTCTTCAGCAGTAACTTAATAACAAAGCTGGTGACCAGAATTGTGGtctgtttctttattttttggattCCATTTCACATCATCAACAGTGTGATCATCATTGCTGTGTTGCTTCGGAATGACAGTCTGTTAAGATCTATAGAAGCTGGTGACAATATTTCTACAGCTCTTATTTTCATTAACAGTTGTGTGAACCCCTTTCTGTATGCTTTCTCTGCTCGGGCTGTACAGCAGCACGCAACTGGAACAGAAAATATTTAA